The genomic interval CGCCCGTCATGCCGCCCAGCCGCACCGGCAGGCTCAGTGTAGGCGGGCGGGTGTCCGGCGGAACGAGCAGCACGCGGGTCATGCCGGGCAGGCTAGCAGGGCGCAGCGGCGGGTGTCCGGCGTCCCCGCGTTGCGCCGGACCTGAAAGGGCCTTCACATGATTCGGCCCGGCGGCGCCGGTGTGGGCGGGCGGCAGGGCCGCAGGCGCTCAGCCGTGTCCCCCCGGCCCACTGTCTGCCGGAATGGCCCCAGGCAGGGCGCTGAGGAGAAAACGCACTGTGTCGTCCCGCATGCGCCGGCTCGTGTAGTGCCCCACGCCAGCGTAGGTGGCTTCCTGGAATGCACCCGGCGTGCCGGCCGCGGCGTACGCCGCCCGGTACGCGCCGGCGGTGGGCGCGTGGTGCAGCTCCAGCGGAAAGACCGGGTCGGCCTCAGCGCTCGCCAGGAACAGCGGCGCGCGCGTGCCGGCCGCAGCGTGCTCCACGGGACGGTGCGCGTTCAGGAACGTCTGAAGTTCAGCGCGGCGGACCTCCGGCTCGTTCCACACGCCGGAGGTGATCAGCGCCGCCGTCCGCGTCACGCGCGGCTCGGTCCGCGCCAGGGTCAGCGCGATGTAGCCGCCCATGCTCGAACCCACCACCCACACCGGCCCGGCACCGTACGCGCCCTGCGCGGCGTCCAGCAGCGCGGGCGCCTCGGCCACGGTCCGCCGCACACTCTCCCACACGTACTCCCGTGCGTTCAGGCCCGGCGGGGTGTCCCCCTGCCGCTCACCGTGCAGGGCCGAGTCCGGCAGGATCACCGCGACGCCACGCGCCGTCAGGGCCGGGTACACGCCCAGCTTCCCCTCCTTGCTGGCCCACGCGCCGTGGTACACCACGCACACGGCGCGGATCACGGTGCCTTCCGGCGGCCGCTCCACAAGGCACGGCACGCCCGCCAGGACGCGCCTCTCCACGCTGTAGGGCTGGCCCTCCACCACCGGCGTGGCGTGTGGGTCGAGCGGGTTGAAGGTGCGCGTCACGCGACTCCCGCCGCCCAGCGGGCCGGCCCGGCCCCCGGCGCCCAGTGCCACACATCCGGGTTGCGCAGCGCCGCCCAGCCGGGGAAATCCAGTCCGAGCATCAGCGCCAGCAGGTTGCCGTGCGTGCCCAGAACCGTCACGCCATCCGGATCACGGTGCTCGGTCAGGGCGGCAAGGGCGCGGGTCCGGGCCGCAGCGCCGGACTCCCCGCCCGGAAGGACCAGCGTGTCATCCTCGAAACTGTCCCTCAGGCGGGCCTGCCAGTCTGATCGCAGCTCGGCGCTCAAAACCCGCTCGGTCAGCCGGTCATCGAACGCCACCGGGAGGTTCAGCGCCAACCCCAGCGGCGCGAGGGTCTGCGCCGCGCGCCGCCACGGACTGCTCACCAGCCGCGAGATGCCCACCCCGGTCAGCGCCGTGGCCAGCGTCCGGGCGGCGTCCTCGCCTGCGGGCGTGAGCGGCGCGTCCGGCGCCTGCCCGGCCGCGCGCGCGTGCCGCACCAGCAGCACCGACCCGGCCGGGAGGATCACGCGAATTCCAGCAGGGACCGGTGCGCCAGACCCCGCCCCGACGCCCGCTGCCACGCGCTGCGCGTGTCTCCGCCCGCGACGGCCGCCATGAACCGTTCGTCGCGCGCCAGGGTGGTCAGGACCCAGTAGTCGCCCCAGACCTCCGTGCCCCAGGCGTCCTGCATGGCGCGGGACGCCGCGGCCCACACGGGTTCGCTCATGTGCTCCAGCGGCGCAATGAAATGCAGCTCGCCGTCCGTGCCGGGCGTGCGCGCCACCTCCCGGCGGTACTCGGCCTTTTCGCGGCGCGTCATGCGCTCCCACACGCCCGCCTCGCAGAAATGAGCCGGGAAGGCACTGAAGGTGTCGCGGCAGCGCGTGGGCCGGGACTCGTAGCGGCTGCACCCGCCACTGTGGCGGTCCAGGACCGGGCAGAACCCCACCTGTTCGCGGTGCCGGTGGACGTACTCGTCGTCATCGCGCGCCGTGCGGGCGTTCGCGACGGCGGCGCGCGCGTGCGCCTCCATGGCCGCGGCCAGCGCGTCGTCGAGCGCCTCGGCCATCACCAGTGCCTCGGCCAGGCTCACGCGGATGGGCATGTTGCAGCAGGCCACGCACCCCGCCGCGCAGTACACCCGCCCGCCCTGGCGCGCGTAGCGGTCCATCCAGCTCCGGGACTGTGTTTCGTAGCGTTCATACGCGCGCCGCACGGCGGCCGTTACTTCACGATTTACGGGGGAACTCAACATGAGGCGCAGCCTAGCGCGCGTATACTGACCGCAACGTGTTCAGGCGCCCCCGCACCCCCCAGACCCCGACCGGCAGTCCAGACCCGCGTAAAACCGGGATTTCCATGGACGCACCCGACCCGACGCGGGTGCTGGCCGACCTCGTGGCCCGCCCCAGCCTTGAAGGCGTGCTTGAAGGTGCCCTCGGGTACGCCGCCACCCTGATGGGCGGCCACGTGCAGGGGTACGCGGTCGTGCGGCGCGGACAGGACCACGTGAGTGCCGTGTTCGGCTACCCCAGGAGCCTGCTGGGCGCCGCCCTCACCGGTCCCTGGGCCGCCATGCGTTCACGCGTGGTGGCCGACGGTTCCCGTGAACTGTACGAGACGAACGGCCCGGAGATCATCACCCTGCTCGACGAGGCCAGCATGCAGGAGGTGAAGGTCACGCTGGTGGTGCCCCTGACCGTCCGTGGCCGGCACCTGGGCGCCCTGATCCTGGACCGCGTGACCAGCGAAGGCATCACGCCCGCCGTGCAGGAAGCCGTCACGAAATGGGCCTCGGCCGTAGCGCCGCTGCTGGGCATCCTGGAAGGCCGCGAGGAATGGAAGCAGGCGGCGCGGCAGCTGACCGGCGCGCTGGTCGAGGCTGTGGAAAGCCGGGACTTCGACTCTCTGGGGCACGCCCAGTCCGTCACCGACGTCAGCCTGAAACTCGGGCGCGCCATGGGCCTCGCCGAGCGTGAACTGGAAGAACTGTGGTTCGCGGCCATGCTGCACGACATCGGCAAGATTCACGGCGAGCAGGGCCACGCGCAGGTTGGTGCGAACTTCCTGCACGGCGTGCCGCACCTCGCCGAGGCGCAGAAGGCCATCCGCCACCACCATGAACGCTGGGACGGCCAAGGCGAACCGGACAAGCTCGCGGCTGAGGCCGTGCCCCTGTACGCCCGCATCCTGGCCGTGGCAAACGCCTTCGTGCGCGTCGGCGAGGCGGAGCGTCTGAAACCCCAGGCCGGGAAGGGCCTGGACGCCCGGCTGGTCGCCCTGCTGGAGAAACTCCCGAAGTGACTCCCCGAGCGTCCAGGGGGCGAGCGTGACCCTGCGCCCCGCACCCCACGGCGACGCGCCCGCCCCGCGCTTCCCGGTGCTCGAAGCCCGGTACGGCCCGCTGCGCCCCATGGACGCCGGGATGCAGAGCCGGGTGTACGCCACGCAGGACGGCCAGACGGTCGTGAAGGTGTACCGCAACCACCAGGGGGAGCACTGCGTGGAAGCGGACAACATGCGCCGCGCCGGTCTCGGCGGCTGGGTGGTGGACGCCCTGGAAGTGGACGGCATCGAAGCACTGATCATGCGCCGTTTTCATGGACACCCGTTGCGCGCGCCGGACGTCCGGCGCGCCGCGCCGCACCTTCAGAACAGCCTGCGCGACCTTCACGCCCGGACGCACGGCCGCGTGAACCTGCGCCGCGTTCAGGAACGCCTGCGGCGCTTTCGCAGCGCCCTGGCCGCCTACCCCCTCGAGGATCTGTTCGACGCCGTGGAGATCCCCCTGGAGCGGGGCCTGCTTGATCAGCCTGCCGCCTTCTGCCACCTGGACCTGTGGCACGACAACATCCTGATCCGCGAGGACGACGGGCAGGTTCTCGTCATTGACTGGACCAAAGCCGCGTGGGACGACCCGCTGCGCGACCTTGCCCTGCTCAAGACCGGCACGCTGGACCTCCTGCCGCCCGACGAGAGCCTGACCCTGGCCCTGAACTTCCTGCCGGACCACGCGCCCCTGACCCTCACCCGCTACCGCGCGTATCTGGCCATGACCACCCTGCACGACCTGTACTGGTTCCTGATGAATGAACCGTACGAGTTCGAGGGCCAGCGCGACCAGAAGGTGCCGCGCGCCCGGCACGCCCTGGCCCGCCTGCCCGGCTAGTCCGGGGCGGTATGGTGAGCCCATGGTTACGGTCGTTACCCACCCCCTGGTTCAACACAAACTGTCCGTTATGCGCGACGTGCGCACCGGCGTGAAAGAGTTCCGCGAACTGGCCAGTGAACTCAGCCTGCTGCTCGCCTACGAAGCCATGCGCGACCTGGAAACCACGCTCGAGGACATCACCACGCCCATCACCACCGCGGCGTTCCCGATGCTCAGCGGCAAGAAACTCGCGCTTGTGGCCATTCTGCGCGCCGGTCTGATCATGACCGACGCCATCGTGCAGCTCGTGCCCGCCGCCAAGGTCGGTCACATCGGGCTGTACCGCGACCCTGAAACGCTTGAACCCGTCGCGTACTACAACAAACTTCCCACCGACATCGCCGAACGCCGCGTGTTCCTGACCGACCCCATGCTCGCCACCGGCGGCAGCGCCAGCGCCGCCCTCGCGAGTCTGAAAGCCGCGGGCGCCACCACCATCAAACTCATGTGCATTCTCGCCGCGCCTGAGGGCATCGCCGTGATCGAACGCGACCACCCGGACGTGGAAATTGTCGTGGCTGCCCTGGACTCCCACCTGAACGACCACGGCTACATCGTTCCGGGCCTCGGGGACGCCGGCGACCGCATCTACGGCACGAAGTGACGTTTCCCGGGGTGGCTGGACGCTGCCCACTTAGACAACTTCTGCGCAGCGCCCACAGGTGCGCTTAGGCTGAGGGCATGCAAGCGTTCGGTCTTCTTCTTGGCGTTCCTCCGGTGGAGTGAACGGCAAGAAGGCGTTGCCCGAACCCCCCGGAGGAACCCCTCCGGGGTTTTTCGTTCCCCCTCACCCTCACAGGAGCCCCACCATGACCCAGGACCCCAACCGCATCCGCATCTTCGACACCACCCTGCGCGACGGCGAGCAGTCCCCCGGCGTGGCCCTGAACCACGCGCAGAAACTGGAAATCGCGCACCAGCTCGCCCGCATGGGCGTGGACGTCATCGAAGCCGGCTTCCCCATCGCCAGCCCCGGCGATCTGGAAGGCGTCAGCCGCATCGCCCGGGAGGTCCGCGGCCCCATCATCACCGGTCTGGCCCGCGCCGCCCGCGTGGACATTGAGGCCGCCGCAAAAGCTGTCGAAGCCGCGGAAAAGGCCCGCATCCACACTTTCATCGCCACCAGCCCCATCCACATGGCGAAAAAACTGCAGCTGGAACCCGACGCTGTCGTCGAGCGCGCCGTTCAGGCCGTCACGTACGCCCGCAGCTTCGTGGATGATGTGGAATTCAGCGCCGAGGACGCCACACGCAGCGACATTGCCTTCCTGATCCGCATCTTCACCGCCGCCGTGGAGGCCGGCGCCACCACCATCAACATTCCCGACACGGTCGGGTACACCACCCCGGAAGAAATCAAGGCCCTGTTCAGCCAGATCCGCGCCGCGCTGCCCGCCCACGTGATCCTCAGCGCCCACTGCCACGACGACCTGGGCATGGCCGTCGCGAACTCCATCGCCGCGGCCGAGGGCGGCGCCCGGCAGATTGAGTGCACCATCAA from Deinococcus taeanensis carries:
- a CDS encoding alpha/beta fold hydrolase; this encodes MTRTFNPLDPHATPVVEGQPYSVERRVLAGVPCLVERPPEGTVIRAVCVVYHGAWASKEGKLGVYPALTARGVAVILPDSALHGERQGDTPPGLNAREYVWESVRRTVAEAPALLDAAQGAYGAGPVWVVGSSMGGYIALTLARTEPRVTRTAALITSGVWNEPEVRRAELQTFLNAHRPVEHAAAGTRAPLFLASAEADPVFPLELHHAPTAGAYRAAYAAAGTPGAFQEATYAGVGHYTSRRMRDDTVRFLLSALPGAIPADSGPGGHG
- a CDS encoding histidine phosphatase family protein; its protein translation is MILPAGSVLLVRHARAAGQAPDAPLTPAGEDAARTLATALTGVGISRLVSSPWRRAAQTLAPLGLALNLPVAFDDRLTERVLSAELRSDWQARLRDSFEDDTLVLPGGESGAAARTRALAALTEHRDPDGVTVLGTHGNLLALMLGLDFPGWAALRNPDVWHWAPGAGPARWAAGVA
- a CDS encoding YkgJ family cysteine cluster protein, with amino-acid sequence MLSSPVNREVTAAVRRAYERYETQSRSWMDRYARQGGRVYCAAGCVACCNMPIRVSLAEALVMAEALDDALAAAMEAHARAAVANARTARDDDEYVHRHREQVGFCPVLDRHSGGCSRYESRPTRCRDTFSAFPAHFCEAGVWERMTRREKAEYRREVARTPGTDGELHFIAPLEHMSEPVWAAASRAMQDAWGTEVWGDYWVLTTLARDERFMAAVAGGDTRSAWQRASGRGLAHRSLLEFA
- a CDS encoding HD-GYP domain-containing protein, with translation MFRRPRTPQTPTGSPDPRKTGISMDAPDPTRVLADLVARPSLEGVLEGALGYAATLMGGHVQGYAVVRRGQDHVSAVFGYPRSLLGAALTGPWAAMRSRVVADGSRELYETNGPEIITLLDEASMQEVKVTLVVPLTVRGRHLGALILDRVTSEGITPAVQEAVTKWASAVAPLLGILEGREEWKQAARQLTGALVEAVESRDFDSLGHAQSVTDVSLKLGRAMGLAERELEELWFAAMLHDIGKIHGEQGHAQVGANFLHGVPHLAEAQKAIRHHHERWDGQGEPDKLAAEAVPLYARILAVANAFVRVGEAERLKPQAGKGLDARLVALLEKLPK
- a CDS encoding phosphotransferase family protein; its protein translation is MTLRPAPHGDAPAPRFPVLEARYGPLRPMDAGMQSRVYATQDGQTVVKVYRNHQGEHCVEADNMRRAGLGGWVVDALEVDGIEALIMRRFHGHPLRAPDVRRAAPHLQNSLRDLHARTHGRVNLRRVQERLRRFRSALAAYPLEDLFDAVEIPLERGLLDQPAAFCHLDLWHDNILIREDDGQVLVIDWTKAAWDDPLRDLALLKTGTLDLLPPDESLTLALNFLPDHAPLTLTRYRAYLAMTTLHDLYWFLMNEPYEFEGQRDQKVPRARHALARLPG
- the upp gene encoding uracil phosphoribosyltransferase, giving the protein MVTVVTHPLVQHKLSVMRDVRTGVKEFRELASELSLLLAYEAMRDLETTLEDITTPITTAAFPMLSGKKLALVAILRAGLIMTDAIVQLVPAAKVGHIGLYRDPETLEPVAYYNKLPTDIAERRVFLTDPMLATGGSASAALASLKAAGATTIKLMCILAAPEGIAVIERDHPDVEIVVAALDSHLNDHGYIVPGLGDAGDRIYGTK